Within Wyeomyia smithii strain HCP4-BCI-WySm-NY-G18 chromosome 2, ASM2978416v1, whole genome shotgun sequence, the genomic segment tggaaattatttttgaaatttagtcaacaacactcgaaagaatatcgtttatatctgacgatgttatgcctgtagtatttttttgtgcaaaaaacatgtatttgacaaggcacaagcatgtCCTGCTTGTTggagaagcaccaagaatttctcgtaatgggtcaaagtcagaattaactctatattctcaaaaaccaaatccaataatacttacgttatcataatgaatggttttgtcttacaaaggttcattaattggcaaacaaaagaagatattttaaacaaaattattaacaagttccagccaaaaatcgtagcaatctacaattacatttttgtttttttgcttgacaatttttttcatttgcctataaCAActttcgctgtattacgaagacagctaatatacgtttattatggtaaagcttagaataataatctatcatctaacaattttgaaatgaaaaaagagattctgagtgaatcttagtaaataaaacaaaaaattcacaagcattcgcagtctcttactcttctataaatgtatatatttaggaatttactctttcgacaCTATAtcgaatatcgaagataaaattaaataaatatccgttgcaaaaatttacaattcttgttgagtaatttatggtaatcatatttatgagactttcaatcaccatcaacagcaacattgcagtttttcctcgattgcacacgtatagaaatgtacgaacaaaagtgtaccactgcaatacgaatagtaccgctgcagtatgaatagaagtgtaccgctgaaatgtacgagcAGAAGAGTACCGCTAATCATAGATGACGAGAGatctgcggttctttactccactggtactggtactgcttttaccggcatgttttctttcaagacatcagtttttattaggttctgaaagcaggtttagaaattgttcaagaatgaggattgtttcaaactcttcggaaaacttttaccttcgagacatcaaattagtctaagctcatggaagcaaaaataaattgacctattgggacggggagactctgtcaatttttatatcgatattgatacagagaatatcacggaaaacggatggtgtccatttaCGTCGTCTGTGcaaggaatgctcgcatgtaattggttcattgttcgcgtaaactTTCCTGTaactttttaacaattttcaccgttgagcagtgaaataataatgataaatagcgtattataaaattgttacacattttatctatcgaacaacatattggttattgttattcatcatgtggttatgctgttattaacgtttgaaatctgacgcaacatttgccagtttcattcccaattttacagaatgcatcccagtattgtaaacaaagacgtagtcccacgtcaaaaaaaaacacaaattaatgACTTACATTTTTTCAAAGCACGTTTTCTTGTGGCGCATCAGTTTTTAGTAAATTCTAACAACTAGCTCGTGGCCTCacggttacagagtccgcttcgaTAAGCGAAAGGCGGTTATAATTGCCGATACTTTTCAGGGTAACTAAACGAGGCTTGGTAAAGAAGAGTAGtagcacatacataagacatacgtaacactggcgttttttctggtacacgatATCCCATATGTCTTATATAAGTGGTAGTAGTGTCTATAAAAATAGGCGTGTAGAGGGAAAGATGAAGTATAAAAATCCATTACTGACCACCGTGATAAAAAGTACCTCATATCCCGttatagtcgttagagatgcagaggtaaactcggtctctggcaacaacggTTGTCACACTTTCTTCTTTACTTCCCTAAGGACCGTAAGGACATCACAGACAAATCACTGTCTCACCCCTCGGGACACAACTAATATCTGCAAGTTTCATTTTGTATAAAGTTTTACGTGAAATTGGAGAAAATGTGCTAAAATCGATCAATCAATCGTTCGCAAGTTATTCTACTTCgtaaacataaataaacagTGTAACCCGGTGATTCCCAACCGACAAAGAGTAAAGATGAGACGGGAACTCAAGAACAATTAAGTTTTATTAATTAGTTAAAAATAAGTCTTGCTTGGACGAGAGCTTAAATAGGAATGAGTTATTCTAAAGCCTTTTCGTCAATTTAATAGTTATCGTCAGTCAGTGAAAAGTCAGCGGTTGCGTTGTTTCTAAACAGATATGTTTTCTGTTGTTATTTGTTCGTGACACCTATCCGCGCTAGCAGTCCGGTAGTCACATTGAGAACATATTGGCAACAGAGTATCACAagaggaaacgaaaaatgtactcctTGTGTCGATTCGGTATTATTATCCTCCAAATCCAAGTCTTCGGGATTGCGAATGCagaaaagagaagaagctgttttttatTCAGACGTTCGTGCccgcactacacaaacagcgtGTTTCGATAACAGCCCGAATCGACTGGAGACATTTTCCCTCTCTTTTTTAATTTGCCTATGAAGGATGTCGTGTGACGGCTGTTGAAAAAGGCTGTGAGAAGAAGAAGCTATCCtttgccatagtagacgcgaaaagtgGCGCGAGCCGATTCGTCCGGCCGTCGGTTTATGTACAGCAGTAAGTAGAGGTGGACATTAACTGACGGCCGgacgaatcggttcgcgtcgcttttcgcgtctactatggcaaaGGCCTAAGGAGTAAAATAAACACTGCTCGGCACCTTACCGACAGCCTTCGTGCGAAGATAAGTAAACTCTCAATAAAGCGGTTGTGCACTGCAAAATatgtgtatcgcataccgaatgttatatacaaCCCTAGAGTTCTCCAAGCAAAACTGAACATTAGCACCATTGCAATCTGAGATATTGTGCGTAGAATTCATCtctgtttatttgttttttgttcgaGATTCTTACAGttaacaaaaaattcttacagctaacaaagaaaactATCTCACTAACACTAATGCATCACACCAATACAGAATCAAATGGAGAGCTCTACACATGATATCGTCGACATGGGAATAAAGGCCCAGTTAcccacacggcgtaatgacgctttctccatacaaaatagaaggtGTGATCGCCAAAAAAAAGGTGAACAGCAAGAAAAACATTCGTGTAATAGGGAACTAGACGGACACGTTATAGTTGCAATATAATTTATCTGTCGGTTGTCtttattttgccaataccacacacttacggtagatcgatatattgtcgctgcagcactactctgcaattcgctggtgagtccagcgacgcgaagatttccagcgatgtcattttgtatgattatttCTCGCACAGTACGATGCAGTTTTAATGTTCTTTGATTAAATTGACATAGTTTTGCGACTAGAATACATTCGAAACTATTAGAAAACATTACAATGGCACATTTCGggacattttatgttgaatcaattgttgttgttgttgaattcgctggaaaatccttgtcaggtgagcgactcgtcgcttccgatttttctctgcatgcacaatatttgctgaatgttcgtcgttgggaagtttgccgagataaattaaatttctgttcgaaaatttacacgaaattttcgatcaattttgttaCATGAACATCTGTGTGTCTGTGTGGCCTGTGTCGATAGTTTTTGCCTGAGAGAGAGGCGCCAGCTCAATGACagttcaattttgttttcgtctacttcgttttttgtttttgtgcaagaaaaatatttcacaatagTTTCAATCAAGTCAGCGTGCGCATCTGTCTCTCGTTTTGATGAtgatattattcaaaaatatgttcaaacttgaGATGATTGTCAGATCGGTTGaatattataatttatttttgatgTAGCGAAAGTAAATTCATGGATTCAGTTTCCGTCCGTGCAATTAAGAATTAGTAGTTCTGATAATCCTCTGTGAACTAAGGTTAGGTTGCAATGGGATTTGTCTACTTTTTTTTCATCGACATTCGATTGATCcattatttaatttattattattttaacgcGGTGGATAGAATTCAGTGACGTGAGAGGCGGTTGGTCCGCGCAATGCTCTTCAGGCAAATAAATGTTACGAATtcaaaagaatttcaatttcacagtGACAGGCACCAGCAATGTGTTATTGTTTTTGGGTGGTTGATGCAAGTGCTTTTAAACAGTGCCTTCGAGGTAAAAATAAAAGCTTAGGCAGATTGTTTCCGATATCAACTGTGCCATCATTGCTTAGTGAGATCCCGCCTATATGAGTTTTACATCTATACTGTGGgtgtcattattattattgttcatacATTGGGCTTATTGGAATTTCTACATCATGTTAGGAGATGGTTGTATATATTATTCTACTAAAGAAAACTCCAACATAGTTTTCAATATATGTTAAGAGATATTAACTTCACCTTCAATTTCAAATAATAAATAGGAATACAGTAAATATTGATTACATAGTGAAAGTTCATATTTACctgtaaattaaaaataaactatgCAGTATTTTAATTCCAAATTTATGGTTGAGCGACGTTGGTTAAAATATTGATATGCAGGCCTTTGATAAAGTGAGAGCTTTCGTAAAAACGCTTAAATCACCAAAGCAAAAAAATTATCACATTTACAACTAAATTAGACTGGAAATAAaccaaggcgaaaaatagaacagaaataatttatctttcagaaatattaatttcaaaaattatcttGAGAAAATAAATGCCGGATTAATTTACATCGACTACGATACTCTCCATATTTCATTTCATCCAAGATACTCTCCATATTTCATTTCATCCATATTTCATTTCATCCATGACATTTCTTGTCTGGTTCACGATGACATTCGTGAGCATAAAAACAAAGCCAGCTGGCGCCTCTCTCTCTCAGGTTTTTGCAGCATGGTCAACTGGATCAACTAAtagtaaaattaaataaatttttttcgcaCTATAGCTTTTTCGCTTTTTTACAAGTTTGGCCAGAAAAGTATATGCTGCACGTGAGCACAACCCTGAAATTGGCCTGACATGCGTCTATTTCGCCTGCTTGGCAAGGAAGCTGCATTGCAGGCAGCTGTCAAATGTCTTTCTGCTCGGTCGCATAATTTTCATCCGTCAGCCGCGATTAGCAGCTTTTCGCGAAAGTCCTGCTGTTTCTAAAGTCGATTAGTGCGGTCTAAATTCATAATTACCCAGGTCTGATTTGTTCGCGATACTTGTGCTTACCGGAACGAGTGATAGCACGGGTTCAAGTGTCGACTTACTGGTGTTATAGGTGCGaaaatttgttgaaatcggACAGCAGTTTTGACCAGTGGTTTAAACGAGGAACTAAGCGAAGCAGTTCTAGAACAAACTCGTCACCTCTCGCTCGCTGTCGTGTGGGGGTGAGGTGCGCATTTGTGAGCGAGTGTGTGAGGAGAAGCAACGCTAGTGTTGGAGCAGCTGGTGCGGAAACCCCGTGCGAGGAAGTGCGAAATTCAAACACACGTCGAACGAGCGAAGAGCGCTGAAGGTTGTGTTCGGAAAATAAAACGAACCAAGAAGGAAAATCTGACGGAAAAAGAAGGTGGGTTTTTCTTGACAAGCTTTTTTTAGCTTTCGTAACACTGGAAATATCGAGCGGTTGCATTGTTTCGTCAGTGTAGTTTCCTGTAGTAatacgaactgtcaaaatacgGTGCAATAGGCACCGCAATAAGTAATGAGTAATCCCTAGTACTGGGGACAAAAATTTCAAGGTCTTCTAAAATGGTATCGATTTTGACTGACGGAATATTTTTTCCATGCTTTCTTAGATCACCGTTTCGATGTCGCAACAGGAACAGCCACAACAATCTCAGCCAACGGTGCGGCATATTCCGATTTTCGTCGAAGGACGATCGGAGCCGTTGGTGAATAAGATTCCGGAGAGTCAGCCAAGTAACAATTCATCTACCAGCTCAATGCCGGAACCACCACCGATGGAGATGCCGTCTCACAATACcagtgatttttttaaacatggatCTATATTTGACCGTACCCGAGACTTCCCAGTACGAACATTTCCAAATTCAACGTTTTTCAACAAGAGCAGCCCAGCCAGAGAGTCATCCCCGGCTAGACAAGTTCCTATCTTTACCGATGGTGGATTTACCGCGACAACAGTGCCTCTTTCACAACAACCGCCCTCTCGTGGCTCTTCTCAGCCACGACAAATGCCTTCGCCTCAATGCTTTCAACAGCAACCGCAGCAGGAACAGGAAGCTAAACAGCAAGCATCCGCTGCCCAAGATCAGACAGATTCACAGCCAAAACCGCCACCAGCGCCAACCCAACCAGCCGCCAATGATCCGATTAGCAAAATTCAAAAGATCCAGCGAGATGTGCTGGCCATTTTTGATCAAGTTGAACGGTTTCAGGGTGGAAAGGAAGGTAAACGGGACAAAACCTACATCTATTTGGACGAAATGCTGACACAGAATCTTCTGAAGCTGGACTCGATTGACGCCGAGGATCAGCCGCAAATCAAATCCGCTCGTAAAGAAGCTATCAAGAGTATAAACCACTGTATTGCCGTCCTGGAAGCCAAAGCGGAAGCCGGCGTCGAGCGAACTAATAGCAACGAAAAGGTGCCTAATGGGACGACAGATCGGACTGGTTCCGGTGCTTCGCTGTCCCATTCTTCGTCCAACCAATCTAGTCAACAGGGGCTGCAGCAGCAGTAAGATATTCGGAACTATTGCTATCTAGGGTTTTGTTCTTCGAGGTGATACTTTCGCCGGTTGTCTTTTTCGTTCCAAAGTCGGTTACCTTGAACACGCATTTTATAAGGTAATCGAATCGGCAGCATACCCAAACAATATCGACATGACCAGTTAAtgctaaaaaaaaagaaatcaaaagcaagaaaaaaaattacagctgACGTAAATAATGAACGATAGATATGCAAGGATGTGTGAATGTTTACGAAACaggtttatttttcaaattcatagaCAAATTTACTAACAAAACATATGATTCATCGGTTTGCTTTCGAAATGTGTTCGACCAGTGAAAGTATTGTTCAAGTAAGTTTGCAGCTTCTTTCGTAGTTTCATATTTAATGTGTAAATTTTAGTTCTTTTTGTATTCTCTGTAACTCAGTGGTTCAGATTTGTGAATTTGTCCGTTTTTAaggaatttatttaaaaaagcgTGTATATAAAGAGACGGGTTGTCGAGCTCATTCCTGTACaatgaattttcaatttttttttgtgacgaCTAGAATTTTTTCGCCTTCGATTATAAACATTCGAAGTTTTTGTCTTCGATCATAGTTTAAGTTTGGAAAACCGCAGTATATTTCAAACAGTGCATCCAGTGTCTTTTGCAGTGCAAGAATAAACCAAAAGAGAGGCTCTAAATATACTGTAGTTACTCTGCATGTTAATGATGTCATActataatatctcaaagattgCAGTGATGGTCGGATACCAAAATA encodes:
- the LOC129724627 gene encoding BAG domain-containing protein Samui, which gives rise to MSQQEQPQQSQPTVRHIPIFVEGRSEPLVNKIPESQPSNNSSTSSMPEPPPMEMPSHNTSDFFKHGSIFDRTRDFPVRTFPNSTFFNKSSPARESSPARQVPIFTDGGFTATTVPLSQQPPSRGSSQPRQMPSPQCFQQQPQQEQEAKQQASAAQDQTDSQPKPPPAPTQPAANDPISKIQKIQRDVLAIFDQVERFQGGKEGKRDKTYIYLDEMLTQNLLKLDSIDAEDQPQIKSARKEAIKSINHCIAVLEAKAEAGVERTNSNEKVPNGTTDRTGSGASLSHSSSNQSSQQGLQQQ